The DNA window CCGGCAAGAACTCTACAATTATACCACGTGCTCACGTAGGGATAAAATATGAGTCCAAATCCTATCATCAGCAAGACTACAATAAGGAGTATCAGTGTAAATTTCTTCATCTTTCACATTTCCTATAAAAGGCAAGGCAGAGGCGAAGCCCCTGCCCTCGCCATATCGGATGGCCAATTTCTTAGTTTTTTTCTTTTTTCTTCTTTTTACCCATCAACACAACAAGCAACAAAGCCCCGCCGACAAGCACAAGCCCTACAGCCGTAAAAATCAGAGTACCTGTGCCGCCGGTCAGAGGCATACGGCCTTCACGGATGTTCGTCACAGTAACTTCAACCAGATAGGGCGACACAACGTCGGCACGAATTTCCACCTGCATGGGCGCGGTCAAACGACGGTATCCGTCAGGTGCCGCATATTCGTACAAGTAGTAGATGCCCGCCGGTAATCCATAGAAAAACGCGCGACCATTTTCGTCTGTCGTCTCAATCTTGATAGGTAATGCACCATAAACTACATGACCGTCGTAAATATCACTTGCCTCATATAGATGGAACACAGCACCGGGAAGCGCCGAGTCATCCACATTAACTTTGTTCAATTGCAGCCCGAACAGCGTCGTCTGCGGACGTTCACCCAGTTCATATTGCGGATGATTGGAATATATCAGCGTACCGTCGTTTTCAATCACACCCAACTCTCCGAGACCGGTTATGCTGGCGATTGTATCAAATGTCATGTAAATAAACCCGCCGACTTCCCCTTCTGCGGCAATATCAATAATTCCGGCTTGCAAGAAATCAATGTATATCGTATTGTCGTTCTCTTCTGTCACTCGCCAGCCATCTGTCGAAAGAGCCTGTTGCTGGCCCGCGTCGACATCGACATCAAAATAAATACTGACAGATCCCGGCACAAACGCCAACCGATTATCTAATTGATCAATGACTCGGATATATGTATCACCATCTTCTTCAATAGGTGCGATTGTGGCAAGGCCCAACCGAATGTCGACCGAGAATGTCCAGGTAATGACCAAGTCCACGCCGTCAAACGCAACATCGTCCAACACTTTCCCCAAAACAGGAGTTGTAGGATCTTTCGGGAAGACATGAACGTCATACACCCACTCGTCATTCCACAAATACGGCAAG is part of the Oscillospiraceae bacterium genome and encodes:
- a CDS encoding SpaH/EbpB family LPXTG-anchored major pilin produces the protein MKKILRCSLAVFLAATLFLTVGAVGVLANPTLDGRDPNRPVSLTLHHNIGPDGEIIAGDPTGAPPSPLGQAVAGSEWQAQLITVPAGETWDGSVEMILENPEWLGDPIVRKTDLDGRAYFGPDVMVQGFYLVTELTVDLPEFGAIATPFLVSLPYLWNDEWVYDVHVFPKDPTTPVLGKVLDDVAFDGVDLVITWTFSVDIRLGLATIAPIEEDGDTYIRVIDQLDNRLAFVPGSVSIYFDVDVDAGQQQALSTDGWRVTEENDNTIYIDFLQAGIIDIAAEGEVGGFIYMTFDTIASITGLGELGVIENDGTLIYSNHPQYELGERPQTTLFGLQLNKVNVDDSALPGAVFHLYEASDIYDGHVVYGALPIKIETTDENGRAFFYGLPAGIYYLYEYAAPDGYRRLTAPMQVEIRADVVSPYLVEVTVTNIREGRMPLTGGTGTLIFTAVGLVLVGGALLLVVLMGKKKKKEKN